GATGGGAATTGCCACGGTCATGGTGACCCACGACCACGGCATGCTGGACCAATGCGATGCCATCTATGAAATGAACGACGGCACACTCACCCGCAAATAGACACCACCCACCGGCGGCGGTAAGCATCAATCATGCCTGCCGCCGCTAAGGTTGTGGGATCACCTAAGAAGCAAACAAGTCCGGGGTTAGAGAAGAAGACGATGCCACGAATTAACGCCCCCAGTGTGGCGGAGCATAGAAAACAGCAGGAGCGGGCCATCATGGATGCCACCTTCACGCTACTGCAGGAGACAAGCGCTCCACCGACCTTGGCCCAGGTCGCGCAACGTGCGGGCCTGTCCCGCACGTCTATCTACCAGTACTACAAGTCGCCTCAGGACTTGCTGCGTGCCGCCGCGCGGGAAGTCTTTCCCCGGTGGATTGCCCGGGTCACCGAGGCCACCGAAAACGCCGCAACACCACAGGAAGCCGTCTTGGCATACGCCATTTCCTGC
The Arthrobacter alpinus genome window above contains:
- a CDS encoding TetR/AcrR family transcriptional regulator is translated as MPRINAPSVAEHRKQQERAIMDATFTLLQETSAPPTLAQVAQRAGLSRTSIYQYYKSPQDLLRAAAREVFPRWIARVTEATENAATPQEAVLAYAISCVDQVAEGGHAVGTALASFAPEGPLDDQAEQMHDSARLPLIEALKKLELTNPLAIADLVMSVIHAAGQMVEQGIEQDAVHTHLTVMLGNLGSKH